In Nematostella vectensis chromosome 11, jaNemVect1.1, whole genome shotgun sequence, a genomic segment contains:
- the LOC5508645 gene encoding ras-related C3 botulinum toxin substrate 1: MVDGFVVVPNTDIDIERNIRIVILGDSTVGKTCLLLQLCYKSNTMSRKHLESISNNYVANIIVDGKVYKLELCDVDNLDTKISKPFSDTDVFCLCFSVGDMDSFRHVENKWYAEVKNCSPNSPIIVVGTKTDLRENENKKRGKKDDDSPTAIVSVKEGRKMAKKLGAKRYLECSALTQKGYVEVFTEAVKVCVAPKKGKKKCIIS; this comes from the coding sequence ATGGTGGATGGATTCGTAGTCGTGCCGAACACAGATATCGACATTGAGCGGAATATTCGGATTGTAATCCTCGGGGATAGCACGGTTGGAAAGACATGTCTGCTGCTGCAGTTATGTTACAAGAGCAACACCATGTCCAGAAAGCACCTCGAATCCATCTCAAATAACTATGTCGCGAACATTATCGTGGATGGCAAAGTGTATAAGCTGGAACTTTGCGATGTGGACAATCTAGACACGAAGATTTCCAAGCCGTTCAGCGACACGGAtgtgttttgtttgtgtttttctgTGGGAGACATGGACTCGTTCCGCCATGTTGAGAATAAGTGGTATGCAGAAGTGAAAAACTGCTCGCCGAATTCTCCCATCATTGTCGTCGGCACAAAGACGGATTTGAGGGAAAACGAGAATAAGAAGCGAGGAAAAAAGGATGACGACTCTCCGACAGCTATTGTGAGCGTGAAGGAGGGAAGAAAAATGGCAAAGAAACTCGGCGCTAAGCGGTATTTAGAGTGCTCTGCTCTTACACAGAAAGGATATGTGGAAGTTTTCACGGAAGCAGTGAAGGTCTGCGTTGCTCCAAAAAAGGgaaagaaaaaatgcattATTTCGTGA